The Fluviispira sanaruensis sequence TACTTTATTCGAACCGATTAAAATGGGTGATTTGTCATTAAACAATCGAATTATTTTAGCGCCCCTCACACGTTGTCGTGCGAATTATCAAAGAGTGCCAAATGACCTGATGAAAAAATATTATTGCCAAAGGGCATCATTTGGCATGATTATCACAGAAGCGACTTCAGTTGATCCTCTCGGCGTTGGTTACCCTAGAACTCCTGGTATTTGGAGTGAAGATCAAGTGAAAGCTTGGAGAAATATCACAGATGCTGTGCATGAAAAAGGCGGAACCATTGTTATTCAATTGTGGCATGTTGGGAGAATTTCCGATCCATATTATATAGGACAAGCTCCTATTGGACCAAGTGCCATTGGAGCAAATCTCAAAATTTCTTTAATTCGTCCTGAAAAAAAATTCGACACTCCCCGAGCAGTTACTATAGAAGAGATAAAACAGTTGGTCGAGATCTACAGAAATGCTGCAAAGAATGCGAAAAGAGCTGGCTTTGACGGAGTAGAATTGCATGGTGCAAATGGATATTTACTAGATCAATTTTTGCAATCAAAATCAAATATTCGAAGAGATCAATATGGTGGGTCAATAGAAAATAGAGCGAAATTTCCATTAGAAGTCGTAGATGCCGTTATTGATGTCTGGGGAGCAGGTCGAGTCGGTTATCACATTGCACCGAGGTGTGATGCGCATGATATGGGTGATGAAAACCCACTCGCAACTTTTAGTTACCTTGTTTCACAGTTATCAAAGCGAAATATTGCTTTTATATGTGCACGTGAATATGAAGCAAAAGATAGTTTAGCACCTAACTTAAAAAGTCTTTTCTCTGGTAAATTTATTTTAAATGAAGGGTTTACTAAAGAATCTGGAGAAAATGCAATACAAAATGGCCATGCCGATGCCATCGCTTTTGGGAAAATATCTATTCCAAATCCAGATTTGCTGCAAAAATTTAAAATGGGTGAAAAATTAAAACAACCCAATCCAAAACAGTTTTATAATGAACATAAATACTTATTTGACTTAGCAGAATCTTTGCCAAAAGAAGGTTATTATGAAGCGGATAAAATGGGGTATACAGAATATATCCATTAAAAAGATCTATTCAATTTGGTCATGATTTAATTTAAACCTTAAAAGATAATTAATAGAATTATGATTTTATTAAAGAATAATATTTATTTAAAAATAAATCTTTTCAGATAATCTCCTAGAAATCTTTCAAAATATCACGCCCAAGTCTAATTCTTTCATCACCAATAGATTTATTTATAAGAATGACAACACCTATTTTTTCTTCTGGTATATATGCCATATAACTTGACATTCCGTAGCCAGATCCAGTTTTATCTATAAATATTTTATTTTTTTCAAAGGATTTATTTTCAATTATTTTTATTTTATCGAATACTGGATTCCCATTTTTGTCAAAATGAGTGAAATATGTAT is a genomic window containing:
- a CDS encoding alkene reductase yields the protein MSTLFEPIKMGDLSLNNRIILAPLTRCRANYQRVPNDLMKKYYCQRASFGMIITEATSVDPLGVGYPRTPGIWSEDQVKAWRNITDAVHEKGGTIVIQLWHVGRISDPYYIGQAPIGPSAIGANLKISLIRPEKKFDTPRAVTIEEIKQLVEIYRNAAKNAKRAGFDGVELHGANGYLLDQFLQSKSNIRRDQYGGSIENRAKFPLEVVDAVIDVWGAGRVGYHIAPRCDAHDMGDENPLATFSYLVSQLSKRNIAFICAREYEAKDSLAPNLKSLFSGKFILNEGFTKESGENAIQNGHADAIAFGKISIPNPDLLQKFKMGEKLKQPNPKQFYNEHKYLFDLAESLPKEGYYEADKMGYTEYIH